The following proteins are co-located in the Citrobacter freundii ATCC 8090 = MTCC 1658 = NBRC 12681 genome:
- the gudP gene encoding galactarate/glucarate/glycerate transporter GudP, whose protein sequence is MSSLSQAASSAEKRTNARYWIVVMLFIVTSFNYGDRATLSIAGSEMAKDIGLDAVGMGYVFSAFSWAYVIGQIPGGWLLDRFGSKRVYFWSIFIWSMFTLLQGFVDIFSGFGIIVALFTLRFLVGLAEAPSFPGNSRIVAAWFPAQERGTAVAIFNSAQYFATVIFAPIMGWLTHEVGWSHVFFFMGGLGIVISFIWLKVIHEPNQHPGVNQKELEYIAEGGALINMDQAAAKAKVPFSVKWGQIKQLLGSRMMIGIYIGQYCINALTYFFITWFPVYLVQARGMSILKAGFVASVPAICGFAGGVLGGIISDWLMRRTGSLNIARKTPIVLGMLLSMVMVFCNYVNVEWMIIGFMALAFFGKGIGALGWAVMADTAPKEISGLSGGLFNMFGNISGIVTPIAIGYIVGTTGSFNGALIYVGVHALIAVVSYLVLVGDIKRIELKPVAGQ, encoded by the coding sequence ATGAGTTCATTAAGTCAGGCGGCGAGCAGCGCTGAAAAACGCACTAACGCTCGCTACTGGATAGTGGTGATGTTGTTTATCGTCACATCCTTCAACTACGGCGATCGCGCCACCTTATCCATTGCTGGTTCGGAGATGGCCAAAGACATTGGTCTGGATGCGGTAGGGATGGGTTATGTATTCTCCGCTTTCTCATGGGCCTATGTTATCGGCCAGATCCCTGGCGGCTGGTTGCTTGACCGCTTCGGTTCAAAACGTGTTTATTTCTGGTCCATCTTTATCTGGTCCATGTTTACCCTGCTGCAAGGCTTCGTCGATATCTTTAGCGGCTTCGGCATTATCGTTGCGTTGTTTACGTTGCGATTCCTTGTCGGTTTAGCTGAAGCACCTTCCTTCCCCGGTAATAGTCGTATAGTTGCGGCATGGTTCCCGGCACAGGAGAGGGGCACGGCGGTCGCAATCTTTAACTCTGCGCAGTACTTTGCCACCGTTATTTTTGCGCCAATCATGGGGTGGCTGACCCACGAAGTGGGCTGGTCGCATGTGTTCTTCTTTATGGGCGGCCTCGGGATTGTTATCAGCTTTATCTGGCTGAAGGTGATTCATGAACCAAACCAGCACCCGGGCGTAAACCAAAAAGAGCTGGAGTACATTGCTGAAGGCGGGGCGCTGATCAATATGGATCAGGCGGCCGCCAAAGCTAAAGTGCCGTTCAGCGTGAAGTGGGGGCAAATCAAACAGCTGCTGGGCTCACGGATGATGATCGGTATTTACATCGGGCAATACTGCATTAACGCGCTGACCTACTTCTTTATCACCTGGTTCCCGGTTTATCTGGTGCAGGCTCGCGGTATGTCGATTTTGAAAGCCGGTTTTGTCGCTTCGGTCCCGGCCATTTGCGGATTCGCCGGCGGCGTGCTCGGCGGCATTATTTCCGACTGGCTGATGCGCCGTACCGGTTCGCTAAATATCGCCCGTAAAACGCCAATCGTACTCGGCATGCTGCTGTCGATGGTGATGGTGTTCTGTAACTACGTCAACGTGGAGTGGATGATCATCGGCTTTATGGCGCTGGCCTTCTTCGGCAAAGGTATCGGTGCGTTGGGATGGGCGGTGATGGCTGATACTGCACCTAAAGAGATCAGCGGTCTGAGCGGCGGTTTGTTCAACATGTTTGGCAATATCTCCGGTATCGTCACGCCAATTGCTATCGGCTACATCGTAGGGACCACCGGCTCGTTTAACGGCGCGTTGATTTACGTCGGGGTGCATGCGTTGATTGCGGTGGTGAGCTATCTGGTACTGGTGGGCGATATTAAACGTATCGAACTGAAACCTGTCGCAGGACAATGA